CGGAGAGGCTGAACGGGTCTGCTGGACAACACCCCTTGTGATACCAACATCCATTTAATATAATGAGATAAAACCATGATTCCTACACCGGTTCGGGGGATGCGTATTTTCCTGGTGGATGACCACCCCTCCATTCTTGATGCGCTGCAGACCATTTTCATGCGGAACAACCATGAGGTGGGCACGGCAACCAGCCTGGAAAAGACCGAGGAAGCCCTGGCCACTTTCGAGCCGGACCTGGTCGTGGTGGATTTGAGCCTGTGCGGAGAGAGCGGCCTGGATCTTATCGCGCCGCTGGTGGAGAGGGACGTTCCGGTCCTCATCTACTCCATGCACGAGGACGCGGCGACTTTGCGAAGAGCCTTGCAGGCGGGGGCAAGCGGGTATGTCTCCAAGCGCGAGCCCATGTCTGTATTGCTTGAAGCCGTGGATCATATCTTCGCGAGTAGGCAGTATATCAGCCCCCTGGTCTCGCTCAACCTCGAATCTTCCTTTTTTACCCAGCCCCAGCACGCGCTCAGCGAGCGGGAAAGGCAAATACTCGCCTTGCTGGCGAAAGGGGAAACCAATGCCGAAATCGCTGAATCACTCAATATCAGCATCCGCACGGTGGAATCGTACTTTACCCGCATGATCAGCAAACTGGATTTGCCGGGGATGAAGGATCTGCGCAAATACGCCATAGCCGATGGGCGATCATAACGCCTCCGGGCCGACGCCCCCCTCGAAGCGCCCTTAGGCAGGATGCCGGACTTAAGCCGGTCCCGGAGCTTGTCGGCAGCCCCTCCACCGCCACGGCATTCCAGCCGTCGGGACCGTACCGAGCATACATTTCTCGTAGCTACGTTCGTAGCCTACCGCTAAAACGTACCGGAATGTATTTTCCACGTTTCTCCCCCATCACCACCGCACCCGCCCAGTTTACGGATTCTCCTATTAATTCGATGGCACGCCCGCCCTGAAGCCCAAGCGCAACCGCCTGACAGAATAATTGCAG
This Desulfovibrio sp. Huiquan2017 DNA region includes the following protein-coding sequences:
- a CDS encoding response regulator transcription factor; the protein is MIPTPVRGMRIFLVDDHPSILDALQTIFMRNNHEVGTATSLEKTEEALATFEPDLVVVDLSLCGESGLDLIAPLVERDVPVLIYSMHEDAATLRRALQAGASGYVSKREPMSVLLEAVDHIFASRQYISPLVSLNLESSFFTQPQHALSERERQILALLAKGETNAEIAESLNISIRTVESYFTRMISKLDLPGMKDLRKYAIADGRS